One genomic window of Micromonospora sp. WMMD1128 includes the following:
- a CDS encoding phosphatase PAP2 family protein, with protein sequence MQTSQGASTRGGALRRAARELTLVAVLFLAYKVGRQLVAGRAGTALANGERIWWLERLLHLPNEALVQAPLLAHELPVRLANSYYAYVHFPATVLCLIWLYLRRPAHYLRLRRALAALTAAAFVLHVCVPLAPPRLTALTHLVDTGRRYGPTVYGPPEADQLSNQYAAMPSLHVGWAVAVALALMAVTAGRWRWLWLAHPLVTMLVVVGTGNHYWLDAVVAVLLLALILAALPRAVEPSRQPAPPPAEPPRPHVVPVPRRAGRRRTVKVPTTADARLRPSGRG encoded by the coding sequence GTGCAGACCAGCCAGGGCGCGTCCACACGGGGAGGCGCACTGCGCCGGGCGGCCCGCGAGCTGACGCTCGTCGCGGTGCTCTTCCTCGCCTACAAGGTGGGCCGGCAACTGGTCGCCGGCCGGGCCGGCACCGCGCTCGCCAACGGCGAGCGGATCTGGTGGCTGGAGCGGCTGCTGCACCTGCCGAACGAGGCGCTCGTGCAGGCGCCGCTGCTGGCGCACGAACTGCCGGTGCGGCTGGCCAACAGCTACTACGCCTACGTGCACTTCCCGGCCACCGTGCTCTGCCTGATCTGGCTCTACCTGCGCCGGCCGGCGCACTACCTCCGGCTCCGGCGGGCCCTCGCGGCGCTGACCGCCGCGGCGTTCGTGCTGCACGTCTGCGTACCGCTCGCGCCGCCCCGGCTGACCGCGCTCACCCACCTGGTGGACACCGGCCGCCGGTACGGCCCGACCGTCTACGGCCCGCCCGAGGCCGACCAGCTCAGCAACCAGTACGCGGCGATGCCCTCGCTGCACGTGGGCTGGGCGGTGGCGGTGGCGCTGGCCCTGATGGCGGTCACCGCCGGGCGCTGGCGCTGGCTCTGGCTGGCCCACCCGCTCGTCACCATGCTCGTGGTCGTCGGCACCGGCAACCACTACTGGCTCGACGCCGTCGTCGCGGTGCTCCTGCTCGCGCTGATCCTGGCCGCGCTGCCGCGAGCCGTCGAGCCGTCCCGGCAGCCGGCACCGCCGCCGGCCGAACCGCCGCGCCCGCACGTGGTGCCCGTGCCGCGCCGCGCCGGCCGCCGCCGGACCGTGAAGGTCCCGACGACGGCCGACGCCCGGCTCCGACCGTCCGGCCGGGGCTGA
- a CDS encoding MDR family MFS transporter has translation MSAPTATAEAAPMSRRQTLEALSGLLLVLFVAMLSSTVVSTALPKIIGALNGSQTQYTWVVTATLLTATATTPIWGKLADLFNKKLLIQVAIVVFLVGSVAAGFSRSAGQLIGARAFQGIGVGGLQALVQVAIAAMIPPRERGRYNGYLGGVMALATVGGPLLGGLIVDTSWLGWRWCFFVGVPVAIIALFLLQITLNLPTVRRQNVKIDYLGATLIAAGVSVLLIWISFVDGSFAWLSWQTGAMVGGAVLLLALAVWVEARAAEPVVPLAIVRERTTALAILGSLAVGMAMFGGAVFLGQYFQIGRGYSPTEAGLLTIPMMGGVLISSIVAGRMITSSGKIKPYIVFGSIVLVAGFALLGTIDHQTSLVIVGVAMFVVGVGVGMTMQNLVLAVQNTVALKDIGAASASVAFFRSLGGTIGVSVLGAILARQVTDRITRDLAAAGIPASGSGGSSTLNLDALPEPVRQIVRAAYGDATGHIFLISAAIAVVGVVAALLLRPVTLRSSLDLPDVGRSVAVGADAVDGAPAFDGVGADPAGREEHARR, from the coding sequence ATGAGCGCACCCACCGCGACGGCCGAGGCCGCGCCGATGAGCCGGCGGCAGACGCTGGAGGCACTCAGCGGGCTGCTGCTGGTGCTCTTCGTGGCCATGCTGAGCAGCACCGTCGTCTCGACCGCCCTGCCGAAGATCATCGGGGCGCTGAACGGCTCGCAGACGCAGTACACCTGGGTGGTCACCGCCACCCTGCTCACCGCCACGGCGACCACCCCGATCTGGGGCAAGCTGGCCGACCTGTTCAACAAGAAACTGTTGATCCAGGTCGCCATCGTGGTCTTCCTGGTCGGCTCCGTCGCGGCCGGCTTCTCGCGGAGCGCCGGCCAGCTCATCGGCGCCCGGGCCTTCCAGGGCATCGGCGTCGGCGGCCTCCAGGCGCTGGTCCAGGTCGCCATCGCGGCCATGATCCCGCCGCGCGAGCGGGGCCGCTACAACGGCTACCTGGGCGGTGTCATGGCGCTCGCCACGGTGGGCGGCCCGCTGCTCGGCGGCCTCATCGTCGACACCTCCTGGCTCGGCTGGCGCTGGTGCTTCTTCGTCGGCGTGCCGGTCGCGATCATCGCGCTGTTCCTGCTCCAGATCACGCTCAACCTGCCCACCGTCCGTCGGCAGAACGTCAAGATTGACTATCTGGGCGCCACGCTCATCGCGGCCGGGGTCAGCGTGCTGCTGATCTGGATCTCCTTCGTCGACGGCTCGTTCGCCTGGCTCTCCTGGCAGACCGGCGCCATGGTCGGCGGCGCGGTGCTGCTGCTCGCGTTGGCCGTCTGGGTCGAGGCGCGGGCCGCCGAGCCGGTGGTCCCGCTGGCGATCGTCCGGGAACGCACCACCGCGCTCGCCATCCTCGGCAGCCTCGCGGTCGGCATGGCCATGTTCGGCGGCGCGGTCTTCCTCGGCCAGTACTTCCAGATCGGCCGCGGCTACAGCCCGACCGAGGCCGGCCTGCTCACCATCCCGATGATGGGTGGCGTGCTGATCTCCTCGATCGTCGCCGGCCGGATGATCACCTCAAGTGGAAAGATCAAGCCGTACATCGTGTTCGGCTCGATCGTGCTCGTCGCCGGCTTCGCGCTGCTGGGCACCATCGACCACCAGACCTCCCTGGTGATCGTCGGGGTGGCCATGTTCGTCGTCGGCGTCGGCGTCGGCATGACCATGCAGAACCTGGTGCTCGCGGTGCAGAACACGGTCGCGCTCAAGGACATCGGCGCGGCCAGCGCCAGCGTCGCCTTCTTCCGCTCGCTCGGCGGCACCATCGGCGTGTCGGTGCTCGGTGCGATCCTGGCCCGGCAGGTCACCGACCGGATCACCCGCGATCTCGCCGCGGCCGGCATCCCCGCCTCCGGCAGCGGTGGCAGCAGCACGTTGAACCTCGACGCGCTGCCCGAGCCGGTACGACAGATCGTCCGGGCCGCGTACGGGGACGCCACCGGCCACATCTTCCTCATCTCGGCCGCGATCGCCGTCGTCGGTGTCGTTGCGGCGCTGTTGCTTCGCCCCGTTACTCTTCGCTCCAGCCTCGATCTTCCGGACGTCGGCCGATCGGTGGCGGTGGGCGCCGACGCGGTCGACGGGGCGCCCGCGTTCGACGGGGTGGGTGCTGACCCGGCCGGCCGGGAGGAACACGCCCGCCGCTGA
- a CDS encoding TetR family transcriptional regulator, which translates to MEECTGLRERKKAATRLALHEAALRLAVEHGPDRVTVEAIADAVNVSRRTFSNYFSGKEEALFHGDTLRLRRMLALVAEQPAELPPWTALTRAAVAEADESHDDPAEPWLARRRQLHGHPSLVAHQVGAYAAIERDLSTEIARRLTGPDAPLRARILAATFLATLRVAAQQWIEHPDMPLRDVLRDVLAHATPATG; encoded by the coding sequence ATGGAGGAGTGCACCGGCCTGCGCGAGCGGAAGAAGGCGGCCACCCGCCTGGCGCTGCACGAGGCGGCCCTGCGCCTGGCCGTCGAGCACGGCCCCGACCGGGTCACCGTCGAGGCCATCGCCGACGCCGTCAACGTCTCCCGACGCACGTTCTCCAACTACTTCTCCGGCAAGGAGGAGGCCCTCTTCCACGGCGACACGCTGCGGCTGCGCCGGATGCTGGCGCTCGTCGCGGAGCAGCCGGCCGAGCTGCCGCCCTGGACCGCGCTGACCCGGGCCGCCGTGGCCGAGGCCGACGAGAGCCACGACGACCCGGCCGAGCCCTGGCTGGCCCGGCGCCGGCAGTTGCACGGCCACCCGAGCCTGGTCGCCCACCAGGTCGGCGCGTACGCGGCGATCGAGCGGGACCTGTCCACGGAGATCGCCCGCAGGCTCACCGGCCCGGACGCGCCGTTGCGGGCGCGCATCCTGGCCGCCACGTTCCTGGCCACCCTCCGCGTCGCCGCCCAGCAGTGGATCGAGCACCCGGACATGCCCCTGCGCGACGTGCTGCGCGACGTCCTCGCCCACGCCACGCCGGCGACCGGCTGA
- a CDS encoding class F sortase, whose translation MDNPENRTATGPRRQRTALAAGAALLAVAAAVAVGLTVSGGNDRPPRVTVPAATSPAPAPPPAGRSGVLTSGPLMASSPPVRIGIPSLGVDAPIVPLGLRPDGAMQVPDSATDVGWFTRAPTPGSLGPAVLAGHVNWKGREGSFFDLARLRPDTPLAVRRRDGSTATFVVTRVEQHPKDRFPSDDVYGPTDHAALRLITCGGEFDRKRDSYRDNVIVYARLARAQPA comes from the coding sequence GTGGACAACCCGGAGAATCGTACGGCCACCGGCCCCCGCCGTCAGCGCACCGCGCTCGCGGCGGGGGCGGCCCTGCTCGCCGTCGCCGCCGCGGTCGCCGTCGGCCTGACGGTGTCCGGTGGGAACGACCGCCCGCCGCGGGTTACGGTCCCGGCGGCGACGAGCCCGGCTCCGGCGCCGCCCCCCGCCGGGCGGTCGGGTGTGCTGACCAGCGGGCCGTTGATGGCCTCGTCCCCGCCGGTGCGCATCGGCATCCCGAGCCTGGGGGTGGACGCGCCGATCGTCCCGCTCGGACTGCGGCCGGACGGCGCGATGCAGGTGCCGGACAGCGCGACCGACGTCGGCTGGTTCACCCGGGCCCCGACGCCGGGCTCTCTCGGGCCGGCGGTGCTGGCCGGACACGTGAACTGGAAGGGGCGCGAGGGCTCCTTCTTCGACCTGGCCCGCCTGCGTCCGGACACCCCGCTGGCGGTGCGGCGGCGTGACGGCAGCACCGCCACGTTCGTCGTCACCCGGGTCGAGCAGCACCCGAAGGACCGGTTTCCCAGCGACGACGTCTACGGCCCGACCGATCACGCCGCGCTGCGCCTGATCACGTGCGGCGGTGAGTTCGACCGGAAGCGGGACAGCTACCGCGACAACGTCATCGTCTACGCGCGGCTCGCGCGCGCCCAGCCGGCGTGA